In the Thermodesulfovibrio yellowstonii DSM 11347 genome, one interval contains:
- a CDS encoding SH3 domain-containing protein, with protein sequence MKLRFIINFVILLSLIASISWAEIVTVITKENAIRESPRFFSPVKALVKYNDTLDVITKEGDWLKVKFKNKIGYIHRTAVEKRTASTSGISLQKKTGTTEDEITLAGKGFNSQVEKAYKDKHPEMKYEFVDKVEKYDISEKDLISFIKAGGLSEPK encoded by the coding sequence ATGAAACTTAGATTCATAATAAATTTTGTCATTTTACTTTCTTTAATTGCTTCTATTTCATGGGCAGAGATAGTTACTGTTATTACAAAAGAAAATGCAATTAGGGAATCTCCAAGATTTTTTTCACCTGTAAAAGCTCTTGTAAAATACAATGACACCCTTGATGTAATTACCAAAGAAGGAGACTGGCTCAAAGTAAAATTTAAAAATAAAATCGGATATATACATAGAACTGCTGTAGAAAAAAGAACTGCTTCAACTTCAGGAATTTCATTACAGAAAAAGACTGGCACAACTGAAGATGAAATAACACTTGCTGGAAAAGGATTTAATTCTCAGGTTGAAAAAGCTTATAAAGATAAACATCCTGAGATGAAATATGAATTTGTGGATAAAGTTGAAAAATACGATATTTCTGAAAAAGATTTAATATCTTTTATAAAGGCTGGAGGACTTTCAGAACCAAAATGA
- a CDS encoding CHASE2 domain-containing protein → MPVLFFLSGSLKNFEFKVYDLLSKHLSPSDKSDNICLIYIDQFSIEELNKQGITWPWPRQIYAPVIEYLSEADAVFIDILFTENSSYGIEDDKIFAESLKKSKNVYLPFALSKEKGKIDEKYIKKIAYPAVIDTKLQYDSLISPIDELKNSAQGLGNVSILPDEDGIYRRIPLFFKVEDFTVPNFVMSYFIKKNMIHVKNNVILIDNTIIPLDEENLLLKFSKDKYPFHLFSFAELLDASIKNSKKESSNIKKNFFRGKTVFIGLTAPGLFDLKPTPMSSKTPGVFIHATTFENLINKNFIKVAPKSIIFSIMLILAIFIPYAFLKQHSLKINMLIFIFSGLFLICIEVVLFKLSIYMQFLPSFVCLIFSSIISLLYSYAVEGKERSFIKRTFTQYMDKRIVDYLLTHPEFITPGGQKTTVTVFFADIAGFTTIAEKLSPENTALMLHKVLNSLTEVVITHSGIVDKYIGDCIMAFWGAPLKTESDEINACKAAIKCIESLEKINKEFSEKGMPSIKIRIGIHTGDAIVGNIGSDRLFNYTVIGDTVNIASRLESLNKFFNTSIIISKETYCKLTDSFVARELGVITVKGKTKPLTIFEILGQKDNINFEKISLVEKYNEGYSLYKEQKWNDAKEIFKSILNDFPEDGPSKFYLRKIEEFLSGKQLTEDWIIVKMEEK, encoded by the coding sequence TTGCCAGTATTATTCTTTTTATCTGGAAGTCTTAAAAATTTTGAATTTAAAGTTTATGATTTGCTTTCAAAACATTTAAGTCCCTCTGATAAATCTGATAATATCTGCCTTATTTATATAGATCAATTCAGTATAGAAGAATTGAATAAACAAGGAATAACGTGGCCCTGGCCAAGGCAGATTTATGCTCCTGTTATAGAGTATCTTTCAGAGGCAGATGCTGTCTTTATAGATATTCTGTTTACTGAAAATTCTTCCTACGGCATTGAGGATGATAAAATTTTTGCTGAATCACTTAAAAAGTCAAAAAATGTGTATCTGCCATTTGCACTTTCAAAAGAAAAGGGGAAAATTGATGAAAAATATATTAAAAAAATTGCATATCCAGCTGTTATAGATACAAAACTTCAATACGATTCTTTGATTTCTCCAATTGATGAATTGAAAAACAGCGCCCAGGGACTTGGAAATGTCAGTATTCTTCCAGATGAAGATGGTATTTACAGGCGAATACCGCTTTTTTTTAAAGTTGAAGATTTCACTGTTCCAAATTTTGTAATGAGTTATTTTATCAAAAAGAACATGATCCATGTAAAAAATAATGTTATTTTAATAGATAACACAATCATCCCTTTAGATGAAGAGAATTTACTTTTAAAATTTTCAAAAGATAAATATCCATTTCATCTATTTTCATTTGCGGAATTACTTGATGCATCAATTAAAAACTCAAAAAAAGAAAGCTCAAATATCAAGAAAAACTTTTTTAGAGGCAAAACAGTCTTTATTGGACTTACAGCTCCAGGACTTTTTGACCTTAAACCTACTCCCATGTCCTCAAAAACACCAGGTGTATTTATTCATGCAACTACCTTTGAAAACTTAATTAATAAAAACTTTATCAAAGTGGCACCAAAATCCATCATTTTTTCAATCATGTTGATTTTAGCCATCTTTATTCCCTACGCTTTTTTGAAACAACATTCTCTAAAAATAAATATGCTTATTTTTATATTTTCAGGACTATTTCTAATTTGTATTGAAGTAGTTTTATTTAAATTATCAATATATATGCAATTTTTGCCTTCTTTTGTATGCCTTATCTTCAGCTCTATTATCTCATTACTTTATAGTTATGCTGTTGAAGGAAAAGAAAGAAGTTTTATTAAAAGAACTTTTACGCAATATATGGACAAAAGAATTGTTGATTATCTACTTACCCATCCTGAATTTATAACTCCTGGTGGGCAAAAAACAACAGTTACAGTATTCTTTGCGGATATAGCAGGTTTTACTACTATAGCTGAAAAACTTTCTCCAGAAAATACTGCTTTAATGCTTCATAAAGTGCTCAATTCATTGACAGAAGTTGTCATTACACATTCTGGCATTGTTGATAAATATATTGGCGATTGTATTATGGCTTTTTGGGGAGCACCTTTGAAAACAGAGTCTGACGAAATTAATGCCTGCAAGGCAGCTATAAAATGCATAGAATCTTTAGAAAAAATTAATAAAGAATTTTCTGAAAAAGGAATGCCTTCAATTAAAATCAGAATAGGAATTCATACAGGAGACGCAATTGTAGGCAACATTGGAAGTGACAGACTTTTTAATTATACTGTAATCGGTGATACAGTAAACATAGCTTCCAGACTTGAATCTCTCAATAAGTTTTTCAACACCAGTATTATAATCAGCAAAGAAACCTATTGTAAGCTCACAGATAGTTTTGTTGCAAGAGAACTTGGAGTTATAACAGTTAAAGGAAAAACCAAGCCATTAACCATTTTTGAAATTTTAGGACAAAAGGATAATATCAATTTTGAAAAAATCTCACTTGTTGAGAAATACAACGAAGGATATTCACTTTATAAAGAACAAAAGTGGAATGATGCAAAAGAAATATTTAAATCAATACTAAATGATTTTCCCGAAGATGGTCCGTCAAAATTTTACCTAAGGAAAATAGAAGAATTCTTATCTGGAAAGCAATTGACAGAAGACTGGATTATTGTTAAAATGGAAGAAAAATGA
- a CDS encoding indolepyruvate oxidoreductase subunit beta, which translates to MSTTNIIITGTGGQGIVLASRIIAQVAFKSGFDVKESEIHGMAQRGGSVISHIRFGALVYSPNIPSGMADIMVALEELEALRHLHFLKSGGMVILNKKKILPAVAENKDYPQNVEHLIKQEAFIVNSIDAEKIAKELGNSKVENSVILGFLSIFLPFKEEIWYEVITNSVPPKTVEINIKAFNEGRRLAKKNAILEQGIRNSTEAKT; encoded by the coding sequence GTGTCAACAACCAATATAATCATAACTGGAACAGGTGGACAAGGTATAGTTCTTGCCAGTAGAATTATTGCTCAAGTTGCTTTTAAAAGCGGTTTTGATGTAAAAGAAAGTGAAATTCATGGAATGGCTCAGAGAGGCGGAAGTGTTATCAGTCATATAAGATTTGGTGCTTTAGTTTACTCTCCTAATATTCCATCTGGAATGGCTGATATAATGGTGGCTCTTGAAGAGCTTGAGGCTTTGAGGCATCTTCATTTCTTGAAATCAGGTGGTATGGTTATTTTGAACAAGAAAAAGATCCTTCCAGCAGTGGCAGAAAATAAAGATTACCCTCAAAATGTTGAACATTTAATCAAACAAGAAGCTTTTATAGTAAATTCAATAGATGCAGAAAAAATTGCAAAAGAACTTGGTAATTCAAAGGTTGAAAATTCTGTAATCTTAGGATTTTTATCCATCTTTTTACCATTTAAAGAAGAGATATGGTATGAGGTAATTACAAACTCCGTCCCGCCTAAGACAGTTGAAATTAACATAAAAGCATTCAATGAAGGCAGGAGGTTAGCAAAGAAAAATGCAATTTTGGAACAAGGAATTAGAAACAGTACCGAGGCAAAAACTTGA
- a CDS encoding phenylacetate--CoA ligase yields MQFWNKELETVPRQKLEQLQLERLKKVLKRVYQKVPHYRKKFQEAGANPLNIKSLDDIKFFPFTTKEDLFVDYPYGLLTVSPEKVIRLHTSSGTTGKPKAIFFSKKDINNSAELIARCLVMTGATKGDILQNSMTYGLFTGAFVMHYGAEKVGILVIPAGPGNTERQINLMKDFGTTMLHITPSYALYVASVLYDKGIDPRKDLKLKRAYLGAEPYSEETRKKIENMLGIDIYNCYGLTEMNGPGVGFECIYKDGLHIWEDNFLMEIINPETGQSVADGEIGELVLTTLNREAMPLIRYRTRDLTRIILEPCRCGRTHRRISRILGRSDDMFIVKGVNIFPQQIEQVLMGIKGVAQNYQIILEAYDEMVIKVEIDRELFDGKIEKLIRLKDEIVDKIRSATMVKPKVELLEPGTLPVSEGKAKRVIDKRTI; encoded by the coding sequence ATGCAATTTTGGAACAAGGAATTAGAAACAGTACCGAGGCAAAAACTTGAGCAGCTTCAATTAGAGAGACTTAAAAAAGTCCTAAAAAGAGTTTACCAGAAAGTTCCTCATTACAGAAAAAAATTTCAGGAAGCAGGAGCAAATCCTTTAAATATCAAATCCCTTGATGATATAAAATTTTTCCCATTCACTACAAAAGAAGACCTTTTTGTTGATTATCCCTATGGACTTTTAACTGTTTCCCCTGAAAAAGTAATAAGGCTACACACATCAAGTGGAACCACAGGTAAACCTAAAGCTATATTCTTTTCTAAAAAAGATATAAACAACTCAGCAGAACTTATTGCTCGTTGTCTTGTTATGACAGGTGCAACAAAAGGAGATATCCTCCAGAATAGCATGACATATGGACTCTTTACAGGAGCTTTTGTTATGCATTATGGGGCTGAAAAGGTTGGAATTCTTGTTATTCCTGCAGGACCAGGAAATACGGAAAGACAGATTAATTTAATGAAGGATTTTGGGACAACGATGCTTCATATAACACCGAGTTATGCGCTTTATGTTGCTTCTGTGCTGTATGATAAGGGAATTGACCCAAGGAAAGACTTAAAACTTAAAAGAGCATATCTTGGAGCAGAACCATACTCCGAAGAAACAAGAAAAAAGATTGAAAATATGCTTGGCATAGATATTTATAACTGTTATGGACTTACAGAAATGAACGGTCCAGGGGTTGGTTTTGAATGTATCTATAAAGATGGGCTTCATATATGGGAAGACAATTTTCTTATGGAAATAATTAACCCTGAAACAGGACAATCGGTTGCTGATGGAGAAATTGGAGAACTTGTCTTAACAACTCTCAACAGAGAGGCTATGCCTCTTATAAGATACAGAACAAGAGATTTAACAAGAATTATTTTAGAACCTTGTAGATGTGGAAGAACTCACCGAAGAATTTCAAGAATTCTTGGCAGGTCTGATGACATGTTTATAGTTAAAGGTGTAAATATATTCCCACAACAGATTGAACAGGTCTTGATGGGAATAAAAGGAGTTGCTCAGAATTACCAAATTATACTTGAAGCTTATGATGAGATGGTGATTAAGGTTGAGATAGATAGAGAACTTTTTGATGGTAAAATTGAAAAGCTTATTAGATTAAAGGATGAAATCGTAGACAAAATACGTTCAGCTACAATGGTAAAACCAAAGGTAGAGTTATTGGAACCAGGAACACTGCCTGTCAGTGAAGGAAAAGCAAAGAGAGTGATTGATAAAAGAACTATTTAG
- a CDS encoding ACT domain-containing protein has translation MSKVYIISVFAENKPGRLERITKVLAEANINILAFSITSTNGFGIIKFMVDRCKEAYQLLKDKGFTASLNEAIGIEMKDQPGGLYEVVKTLSSKGINIESAAVYVAETRKKAYLIVEVEDTQKAMESLKGENLKFLESTE, from the coding sequence ATGAGCAAGGTTTACATTATTTCAGTATTTGCTGAGAATAAACCAGGAAGACTTGAAAGGATTACAAAGGTCCTTGCTGAAGCAAATATAAACATTCTTGCCTTTTCTATTACAAGCACAAATGGATTTGGCATAATCAAATTTATGGTTGACAGATGTAAAGAAGCTTACCAATTACTTAAAGATAAAGGATTTACTGCATCGTTAAATGAGGCAATCGGAATTGAAATGAAAGACCAGCCAGGTGGGCTTTATGAAGTTGTAAAAACCTTATCTTCAAAAGGTATAAATATTGAAAGTGCAGCTGTTTATGTTGCTGAGACAAGAAAAAAAGCTTACTTAATTGTAGAGGTGGAAGATACTCAAAAGGCTATGGAAAGCCTCAAAGGTGAAAATCTTAAATTTTTAGAATCCACTGAATGA
- a CDS encoding phenylacetate--CoA ligase, with product MIWNKEFECMSEKKLKALQLERLKQTVQRAYEKVPYYRKKFDEVGLKPEDIKTLDDIKNIPFTSKADLREVYPFGMFASSLSEIVEIHMSSGTTGKPVVAGYTRNDIDIWAEVMARCLTMAGATKDDIVQNCYGYGLFTGGFGVHYGAHKIGAMVVPASAGNTRRQIEIMRDFGTTILTCTPSYALYMAEVAQEMGIEPTTLKLKAGCFGAEMWTEQMRKEIEKRFNLNALNIYGLTEIIGPGVAHECIEKKGLHVFEDHFYVEVIDPDTGDSLPDGKRGELVLTTLTREGMPMLRFRTKDITSLIREKCSCGRTFARIERIRGRTDDMIKVRGVMIFPYQIERTILEVQGVEPHYQIIITRPQHLDEIEVMVEMSKETFSDEVKHVENLRKKLEKRIEETIGIRVKVTLVEPKSLPRSEGKAKRVIDKRSLID from the coding sequence ATGATTTGGAATAAAGAGTTTGAATGCATGTCAGAAAAAAAACTTAAAGCTTTACAACTTGAAAGACTTAAACAAACAGTGCAAAGAGCTTATGAGAAAGTGCCTTACTACAGAAAAAAATTTGATGAGGTTGGACTCAAGCCAGAGGATATAAAAACTCTTGATGATATAAAAAACATTCCTTTTACATCTAAGGCTGACCTCAGAGAAGTTTATCCATTTGGAATGTTTGCATCTTCATTAAGTGAAATTGTGGAAATTCATATGTCAAGTGGAACAACTGGAAAACCTGTAGTTGCAGGTTATACCCGCAATGATATTGATATATGGGCAGAGGTTATGGCAAGGTGTCTTACAATGGCTGGTGCAACTAAAGATGACATTGTGCAGAACTGTTATGGCTATGGACTTTTTACTGGAGGATTTGGAGTTCACTATGGTGCACATAAAATTGGTGCAATGGTTGTGCCTGCCAGTGCAGGAAATACCAGAAGACAGATTGAGATAATGAGAGATTTTGGAACGACAATTCTTACATGTACTCCTTCTTATGCTCTTTATATGGCTGAAGTTGCACAGGAGATGGGGATTGAACCTACAACCCTTAAACTTAAAGCAGGTTGTTTTGGTGCAGAAATGTGGACAGAACAGATGAGAAAGGAAATTGAAAAAAGATTTAATTTAAATGCGCTTAACATATACGGATTAACAGAAATAATAGGTCCAGGTGTTGCCCATGAATGCATTGAAAAAAAAGGACTGCATGTATTTGAAGATCATTTCTATGTAGAAGTTATAGACCCTGATACAGGAGATTCTTTACCAGATGGAAAAAGAGGAGAGCTTGTTTTAACAACTTTAACCCGTGAAGGAATGCCAATGCTTAGGTTCAGAACCAAAGACATAACTTCATTAATAAGAGAAAAGTGTAGCTGCGGAAGGACATTTGCAAGAATTGAAAGAATTCGCGGAAGAACAGATGACATGATAAAAGTAAGAGGAGTAATGATTTTCCCATATCAGATTGAAAGAACAATCTTAGAAGTTCAAGGAGTTGAACCACATTATCAAATTATTATTACAAGACCTCAACATCTTGATGAAATAGAGGTTATGGTAGAGATGTCAAAGGAAACTTTTTCAGATGAAGTAAAACATGTTGAAAATCTTAGGAAAAAACTTGAAAAACGTATTGAAGAGACCATTGGTATAAGAGTTAAAGTTACACTTGTTGAACCGAAGAGTTTGCCAAGAAGCGAGGGAAAGGCAAAAAGAGTAATTGATAAAAGAAGTCTTATAGATTAG
- a CDS encoding ACT domain-containing protein translates to MKIKQISVFLENKRGRLYEALKALSEEGINIRALSIADTSEFGILRLIVTDPEKAKEILEKNEFTVKLTNVVAIAVKDKPGGLAEALKYLYDANINIEYIYAFVEKSGEKAVVVLRTENLDKTISILQEKGVTLLSWDNVLAL, encoded by the coding sequence ATGAAAATAAAACAAATATCAGTTTTTCTGGAAAACAAAAGAGGAAGACTTTATGAGGCATTGAAAGCCTTGTCAGAAGAAGGAATAAATATTAGAGCACTTTCAATTGCTGATACATCTGAGTTTGGTATTTTAAGATTAATTGTAACAGACCCAGAAAAGGCAAAAGAAATCCTTGAAAAAAATGAATTTACAGTTAAGCTTACAAATGTGGTGGCTATAGCAGTAAAGGATAAACCAGGTGGATTGGCTGAAGCATTGAAATATTTGTATGATGCAAACATAAATATTGAGTATATTTACGCATTTGTTGAAAAGTCAGGTGAAAAGGCTGTAGTGGTTCTTAGAACAGAAAATCTTGATAAAACAATATCAATTCTTCAAGAAAAAGGAGTAACTCTTTTAAGCTGGGATAATGTTTTAGCTCTTTAG
- a CDS encoding thiamine pyrophosphate-dependent enzyme, translating to MEKILMLGCDAIARGAVEAGISYASSYPGTPATQILEYIAKNSSVKAEWSVNEKVAYEVAYGVSLTGRRVLCSMKHVGLNVASDPFMTSAYLGIKGGFVLVLGDDPGAYSSQNEQDSRFYASFAKIPCLEPSDAQEAKDMTKLAFDISEELGLPVMIRSITRLLHCISPVTLENIKPEKEIKLEKNPEYLLAIPKNVVRLHSELNKKQEKIKKLLEKYEFNKIFSGKGKTGIIACGITYLYAKELGEDLPIFKISAYPVDEDLIKNFVKNLDEVVVLEEGYPFIESLVKKYCPNVKGKLSGDLPLEGELCVEPLLKLFGKIKSYTKNFPLIPRPPVLCPGCPHREFYKALNEAHPNFVTGDIGCYTLGANPPLKAIDTCLCMGASIGKASGISSQGIKRVAAVIGDSTFIHSGIPALINAVYNKSDILVCILDNSSVAMTGHQPTPAIGITAKGEETKKIDLVELCKACGADSVEVVDPYDKKSTFEAIKKGLNEPGVNVVIARRACILVAKKLKS from the coding sequence ATGGAAAAAATTCTCATGTTAGGATGTGATGCAATTGCTCGTGGAGCTGTTGAAGCAGGAATTTCTTATGCTTCTTCCTATCCAGGAACTCCAGCAACACAGATTCTTGAATATATTGCTAAAAACTCTTCTGTAAAAGCTGAATGGTCTGTAAATGAAAAAGTAGCATATGAAGTCGCTTACGGTGTTTCTTTAACTGGTAGAAGAGTTCTTTGCTCAATGAAACATGTTGGATTAAATGTAGCATCAGATCCATTTATGACATCAGCATATCTTGGAATAAAAGGCGGTTTTGTTCTGGTATTAGGAGACGACCCAGGTGCTTATTCGTCTCAAAATGAACAGGATTCACGTTTTTATGCTTCTTTTGCGAAAATACCATGCCTTGAACCTTCTGATGCTCAAGAAGCCAAAGATATGACAAAATTAGCTTTTGATATCTCTGAAGAGTTAGGGTTACCTGTGATGATTAGAAGCATTACAAGACTTCTTCATTGTATTAGCCCTGTAACACTGGAAAATATAAAACCTGAAAAAGAAATTAAGCTTGAGAAAAACCCTGAATACCTGCTTGCAATTCCCAAAAATGTTGTAAGACTTCATAGTGAACTCAATAAAAAACAAGAGAAAATCAAAAAACTACTTGAAAAATATGAATTTAATAAAATTTTTTCAGGAAAAGGAAAAACTGGAATAATTGCCTGTGGAATCACTTATCTTTATGCTAAAGAATTAGGAGAAGACTTACCAATTTTTAAGATTTCAGCCTATCCAGTAGATGAAGATTTAATTAAAAATTTTGTAAAAAATCTGGATGAAGTAGTTGTTCTTGAAGAAGGTTATCCATTTATTGAAAGTTTAGTAAAAAAATACTGCCCTAATGTAAAAGGAAAACTATCTGGCGACCTGCCACTTGAAGGAGAATTATGTGTAGAGCCTTTATTGAAACTTTTCGGGAAAATAAAGTCTTACACCAAAAATTTTCCTCTTATTCCAAGACCACCTGTGCTCTGCCCTGGCTGTCCTCATAGAGAGTTTTATAAAGCACTAAATGAAGCTCATCCAAACTTTGTTACAGGAGATATTGGATGCTACACTCTTGGGGCGAATCCTCCACTTAAAGCAATTGATACATGCCTTTGTATGGGAGCAAGTATAGGTAAAGCATCAGGTATTTCTTCTCAAGGTATAAAAAGGGTTGCAGCAGTAATTGGTGACTCTACTTTTATTCACTCAGGAATCCCTGCATTAATAAATGCTGTATATAACAAGTCAGATATCCTTGTATGCATTCTTGATAATTCTTCTGTTGCAATGACAGGACATCAACCAACACCTGCTATTGGAATTACTGCTAAAGGAGAAGAAACAAAAAAAATAGACCTTGTAGAACTATGTAAAGCTTGCGGAGCAGACTCAGTTGAAGTAGTAGACCCATATGATAAAAAATCTACTTTTGAAGCAATCAAAAAAGGACTTAATGAACCCGGTGTTAATGTTGTAATAGCTCGCAGAGCCTGTATATTAGTTGCTAAAAAACTAAAGAGCTAA
- the cimA gene encoding citramalate synthase, which yields MQKIIEIYDTTLRDGSQAEDISFSVDDKLRITEKLDELGIHYIEGGWPGSNPKDAEYFKKVKKLPLKNSVITAFGSTHRPKIKVENDSNVKSLIASEAKIFTIFGKTWDFHVTEALKVSLEENLELIFNTITYLKKYAEKVFFDAEHFFDGYKDNSEYALKCLKTAEEAKADCIILCDTNGGTLPAEVAKIVKDVRQSINVPLGIHAHNDSDCAVANSIVAIINGAVQVQGTINGFGERCGNANLCSVIPNLQLKLGYRCIDDYKLKKLTEVSRFVYEIANLIPFKRQPFVGESAFAHKGGVHVSAVRKRPETYEHIRPELVGNRQRILVSDLAGKSNILKKAEEFNIPLEPNSLEVQAIVDAIKTLENEGYQFEGAEASLELLFRKTLGLKRKFFDLIGFRVIDEKRKGDEPTLSEATIMVKVGKNIEHTASTGNGPVNALDNALRKALERFYPELKRVRLKDYKVRVVNSGKGTASKVRVLIESGDDEDVWSTVGVSENIIEASWQAIVDGIEYKLCKEKIKKGEI from the coding sequence ATGCAAAAAATCATTGAAATTTATGATACAACTTTGAGAGATGGCTCTCAGGCAGAAGATATATCTTTTTCAGTAGATGACAAACTAAGAATTACAGAAAAACTTGATGAACTTGGTATTCATTACATAGAAGGTGGCTGGCCAGGTTCAAATCCAAAAGATGCTGAATATTTTAAAAAAGTTAAAAAACTTCCGCTAAAAAATTCAGTTATAACAGCCTTTGGAAGCACACATAGGCCAAAAATAAAAGTAGAAAATGACTCAAATGTAAAATCTCTCATAGCATCAGAGGCAAAAATATTTACGATTTTTGGTAAAACATGGGATTTTCATGTGACTGAAGCACTTAAAGTGTCTCTTGAAGAAAATCTTGAATTGATTTTCAACACGATTACTTATTTAAAAAAATATGCAGAAAAGGTATTCTTTGATGCAGAACATTTCTTTGACGGATACAAGGATAATTCTGAATATGCTTTAAAATGTCTTAAAACAGCTGAAGAGGCAAAAGCAGACTGTATAATTCTATGTGATACAAATGGTGGAACACTCCCGGCAGAAGTAGCAAAAATTGTAAAAGATGTTAGACAGTCAATAAATGTTCCTTTGGGCATTCATGCACATAATGACTCGGATTGTGCTGTTGCAAATAGTATAGTTGCTATTATAAATGGAGCGGTTCAGGTTCAGGGGACTATAAATGGATTTGGTGAAAGATGTGGGAATGCAAATCTTTGTTCTGTAATTCCAAACCTGCAACTGAAGCTTGGATACAGATGTATTGATGACTATAAATTGAAAAAACTTACAGAGGTTTCAAGGTTTGTATATGAGATAGCTAATCTAATTCCTTTTAAAAGACAGCCATTTGTTGGAGAAAGTGCTTTTGCTCATAAAGGTGGAGTTCATGTAAGTGCTGTAAGAAAGAGGCCAGAAACCTATGAACATATTAGACCCGAGCTTGTTGGTAATCGTCAAAGAATACTTGTTTCTGACCTTGCAGGCAAGAGTAATATTTTAAAGAAAGCAGAAGAATTTAATATCCCTCTTGAACCTAACTCTCTTGAAGTTCAGGCAATAGTGGATGCTATAAAAACTCTGGAGAATGAAGGATATCAATTTGAGGGAGCTGAAGCCTCGCTGGAACTATTATTTAGAAAAACATTGGGATTGAAAAGAAAATTTTTTGATTTGATAGGATTCAGAGTAATAGATGAAAAAAGAAAAGGAGATGAACCTACACTCAGCGAAGCAACAATAATGGTTAAAGTGGGTAAAAATATTGAGCATACAGCCTCAACAGGCAATGGTCCTGTTAATGCTCTTGACAATGCTCTCAGGAAAGCTCTTGAAAGATTTTATCCTGAACTTAAAAGGGTAAGGCTAAAAGATTATAAAGTTAGGGTAGTTAATTCAGGTAAAGGGACTGCTTCAAAAGTTAGAGTTTTGATAGAATCAGGCGATGATGAAGATGTTTGGAGCACAGTAGGAGTTTCTGAAAACATAATTGAAGCATCATGGCAAGCAATAGTTGACGGTATTGAGTATAAGCTTTGTAAAGAAAAAATAAAGAAAGGAGAAATATGA
- the hisI gene encoding phosphoribosyl-AMP cyclohydrolase, whose amino-acid sequence MSFPELKFDEKGLIPAVIQEIDTKEVLMVAYMDNEALKRTIESGFTHFWSRSRRTYWKKGETSGNVQEVKEIYYDCDADTLLIMVKQHGKGACHTGNRTCFFRKIEIMRVS is encoded by the coding sequence ATGAGCTTTCCAGAGCTTAAATTTGATGAAAAAGGGCTAATTCCTGCTGTAATTCAGGAAATAGATACAAAGGAAGTTCTAATGGTTGCATATATGGATAATGAGGCATTAAAAAGAACCATTGAAAGTGGATTTACTCATTTCTGGTCTCGTTCAAGAAGGACATACTGGAAAAAAGGTGAAACCTCAGGAAATGTTCAAGAAGTTAAAGAGATTTATTATGACTGCGACGCTGATACTCTGCTTATTATGGTTAAACAACATGGCAAGGGAGCATGCCATACAGGAAATAGGACATGTTTTTTTAGAAAAATTGAAATTATGAGGGTTTCTTAA
- a CDS encoding histidine triad nucleotide-binding protein, whose protein sequence is MNCIFCKIVKKEIPSKILYEDDLVMAFEDIAPQAPIHILVIPKKHYSTVLDINENDKELIGHIFMVIKKITEQKGVDEKGFRVVMNCNSQGGQTVFHVHFHILAGRQMHWPPG, encoded by the coding sequence ATGAATTGCATATTTTGCAAGATTGTAAAAAAAGAAATTCCATCAAAGATTCTCTATGAAGATGATCTGGTCATGGCATTTGAAGATATTGCTCCGCAGGCTCCAATTCATATTCTTGTGATTCCTAAAAAACATTATTCTACAGTGCTTGATATAAATGAAAATGATAAAGAACTCATAGGACATATTTTTATGGTTATAAAAAAAATAACTGAACAAAAAGGCGTTGATGAAAAAGGTTTTAGAGTTGTTATGAACTGCAATTCTCAGGGAGGGCAAACAGTTTTTCATGTTCATTTTCACATTTTAGCTGGTAGACAGATGCATTGGCCTCCAGGATAG